A genome region from Paludibacterium sp. B53371 includes the following:
- a CDS encoding YggL family protein yields the protein MRTARNPALASHVKRMSPRLRKKLRVGEFRELGFSLKASIDAGLEVAAQDALLDAWLGEVDRHGVSFGGQFDARGAMEGVVFPVAGNLVTEAIRTGLLDWLKARPEVKDLQASGLFDIWHEA from the coding sequence ATGCGAACGGCACGTAACCCCGCACTGGCCAGCCATGTAAAACGCATGAGCCCGCGCCTGCGCAAAAAACTGCGCGTCGGCGAATTCCGCGAACTGGGCTTCAGCCTGAAGGCTTCGATTGATGCCGGACTGGAGGTGGCCGCGCAGGATGCCCTGCTGGATGCCTGGCTGGGCGAAGTGGACCGCCATGGTGTCAGCTTTGGCGGTCAGTTTGATGCCCGCGGCGCCATGGAAGGGGTCGTCTTTCCGGTCGCCGGCAATCTGGTCACCGAGGCGATTCGAACCGGGCTGCTGGACTGGCTCAAGGCCCGCCCGGAAGTCAAGGACCTGCAGG